In one Solanum dulcamara chromosome 1, daSolDulc1.2, whole genome shotgun sequence genomic region, the following are encoded:
- the LOC129886530 gene encoding peroxidase 5-like, which translates to MDSKGINLSTLALFASLILSFSSSILAYRTPYWPQIKVGYYRYTCPYAENIVQHVVNRAVSRNPGIAAGLIRLHFHDCFVRGCDASVLLDGPNSEKEGIPNKNSLRGFEVIDAAKAALEAACPGIVSCADILAFAARDSSYKVGKIYYDVQAGRRDGRVSIDSETLANLPSPFVNATELIKNFARKGMSVDEMVTLSGAHSIGIAHCGVFASRLYPQNNQQNLPIDPEYANFLESICPPEALTNGTGASNPMNLDAWTPNRLDNRYYLALKSQKGLLISDQGLMTNPTTAKLVNYNARFGSIWSRKFAAAMIHMGTLDVLTGRNGEIRRNCHFVN; encoded by the exons ATGGATTCAAAAGGCATCAACCTTTCAACTCTTGCACTTTTTGCTTCcttgattttatcattttcatcatctaTTCTTGCTTATAGAACACCATATTGGCCACAAATTAAAGTTGGTTACTATAGATATACTTGTCCCTATGCCGAAAACATTGTACAACATGTTGTAAACAGAGCTGTGTCTCGTAATCCAGGAATTGCTGCTGGCCTTATTAGGTTACATTTTCACGATTGCTTTGTCAGG GGGTGTGATGCATCTGTGTTACTGGATGGACCAAATTCTGAGAAGGAAGGTATTCCCAACAAGAACAGTTTACGAGGTTTCGAGGTGATTGATGCTGCAAAAGCTGCACTTGAGGCTGCATGTCCTGGAATTGTCTCGTGTGCAGACATACTTGCATTTGCTGCTCGGGACAGTTCCTacaaagttggaaaaatatacTATGATGTCCAAGCTGGACGTCGTGATGGACGTGTTTCCATTGACTCTGAAACATTGGCTAATCTTCCTTCTCCTTTCGTCAATGCCACGGAACTCATCAAGAATTTTGCAAGGAAAGGTATGTCTGTTGATGAAATGGTGACCCTCTCTGGCGCACATTCTATTGGCATTGCACATTGCGGTGTTTTTGCTAGCCGTTTGTACCCTCAAAACAATCAACAGAATCTTCCAATTGATCCTGAATATGCAAACTTCTTGGAGTCCATTTGTCCACCAGAAGCACTTACAAATGGGACAGGAGCTTCTAATCCCATGAACCTTGATGCCTGGACACCAAACAGGCTGGATAACAGATATTACTTGGCTTTAAAGAGTCAAAAGGGATTGTTGATTTCGGATCAGGGATTGATGACAAACCCAACGACAGCTAAATTGGTGAACTACAATGCTAGATTTGGTTCCATTTGGTCAAGGAAGTTTGCAGCTGCAATGATTCACATGGGTACTTTGGATGTCCTCACAGGTCGTAACGGGGAGATCAGGAGGAACTGTCATTTCGTGAACTAA